A window of the Acidobacteriota bacterium genome harbors these coding sequences:
- a CDS encoding B12-binding domain-containing radical SAM protein: MRIHLINPSHIAFGLAVITPRWLYVLAHATPRKWGDPNIVDETLEPLDPETIQAGDIVGIGIHTGNALRGYEVGRLCRERGAYVVYGGIHATLYPEEALERGAAHAAVKGDGDGIWPQVLDDVAAGRQERIYEGGRVPGASLQKARWDLMPRDRYMWASVQTVRGCPKHCSFCSVWRTDGQEPRQRTVDAVLEEIVQLRRMGFRFIALADDNFYPVTLEDLAMARRREDPSRLHELEALREERFELMERLAKLPRDTVFFTQITMEAAEDPAFLDAMRNARIRGALIGVEAVTEEGLKDVYKGFNLAGDALVNQLQRFREHGVHVLGSFIFGLPSDRPDSFEATAALAHAADIDFAQFLTLTPFPGTVDFLKWEKNEAAELPDVDGVPVSRYWLIPPIKRPKIFSPHPAMTAEEIRTGTQRAWDRFYSLGKVWRRSRCVRSIRYRLAFMLVSKLYRQMYGNTGIATDSARVSRSAAWARWLAIPLKRLFSAAPMPELQVPVR, encoded by the coding sequence ATGCGCATCCACTTGATCAACCCCAGTCACATCGCGTTCGGACTCGCGGTCATCACGCCGCGCTGGCTGTACGTTCTGGCCCATGCGACGCCGCGCAAGTGGGGCGACCCGAACATCGTCGACGAGACCCTCGAGCCGCTCGACCCGGAGACGATCCAGGCCGGCGACATCGTCGGCATCGGCATTCACACCGGCAACGCGTTGCGCGGCTACGAAGTGGGCCGGCTGTGTCGCGAGCGGGGAGCGTACGTCGTCTACGGCGGCATCCACGCAACGCTCTATCCGGAGGAGGCGCTCGAACGGGGCGCCGCGCACGCGGCGGTGAAGGGCGACGGCGACGGGATCTGGCCGCAGGTGCTCGACGACGTCGCGGCCGGGCGGCAGGAGCGGATCTACGAGGGCGGCCGGGTCCCCGGCGCCTCGCTGCAGAAGGCGCGCTGGGACCTGATGCCGCGTGATCGCTACATGTGGGCATCGGTGCAGACCGTACGCGGTTGCCCGAAGCACTGCTCCTTCTGCTCCGTCTGGCGGACCGACGGTCAGGAGCCCCGCCAGCGGACCGTCGACGCCGTGCTGGAAGAGATCGTTCAGTTGCGCCGGATGGGCTTCCGCTTCATCGCGCTGGCCGACGACAACTTCTATCCGGTGACGCTCGAGGATCTGGCGATGGCCCGCCGCCGGGAGGATCCCTCGCGGCTGCACGAGCTGGAGGCGTTGCGCGAGGAACGCTTCGAGCTGATGGAACGGCTCGCGAAGCTGCCCCGGGACACGGTCTTCTTCACGCAGATCACGATGGAGGCGGCCGAGGACCCGGCGTTTCTCGACGCCATGCGCAACGCGCGCATCCGCGGCGCCCTGATCGGTGTCGAGGCGGTCACCGAGGAAGGCCTGAAGGACGTCTACAAGGGCTTCAACCTGGCCGGCGACGCCCTGGTGAACCAGCTCCAGCGGTTCCGCGAGCACGGCGTGCACGTGCTGGGATCGTTCATCTTCGGTCTGCCCAGCGACCGGCCGGACAGCTTCGAGGCGACAGCCGCGCTCGCCCATGCCGCGGACATCGACTTCGCGCAGTTCCTGACCCTGACGCCTTTCCCGGGCACGGTCGACTTCCTGAAGTGGGAGAAGAACGAAGCGGCCGAGCTGCCCGACGTGGACGGCGTGCCGGTCAGCCGTTACTGGCTGATTCCGCCGATCAAGCGGCCGAAGATCTTCTCGCCGCACCCGGCGATGACGGCCGAGGAGATTCGGACCGGCACCCAGCGCGCGTGGGATCGCTTCTACTCCCTCGGCAAGGTCTGGCGCCGCTCGCGCTGCGTCCGCTCCATCCGCTACCGCCTGGCGTTCATGCTGGTGTCGAAGCTGTACCGCCAGATGTACGGCAACACCGGCATCGCCACCGACAGCGCCCGGGTTTCGCGCTCCGCCGCCTGGGCGCGGTGGCTCGCCATTCCGCTCAAGCGCCTGTTCTCCGCCGCACCGATGCCGGAGCTGCAGGTGCCCGTGCGCTAG